One stretch of Jiangella gansuensis DSM 44835 DNA includes these proteins:
- a CDS encoding HAD family hydrolase — MTHSWGAALFDLDGTLVDSEPANQAAYRAYFASRGWELGEDLARQFAGRRGADVFAQLPGPWQGEDITAIVAGVLAHVNLDDYPLRPLPGAIELIRRIHADGVPVALVTSAQRDWAEYAVGDVLGLRDHFTALITWESTVVGKPHPEPYLAGAAALGVPPAQAVALEDTVPGIHAALAAGVGRVIGVSSGSSPQALLDGGAHEVVATPADLLR; from the coding sequence GTGACGCATTCCTGGGGCGCCGCCCTGTTCGACCTGGACGGCACCCTGGTGGACAGCGAACCGGCCAACCAGGCCGCCTACCGCGCGTACTTCGCCTCTCGCGGCTGGGAGCTCGGAGAGGACCTCGCCCGGCAGTTCGCCGGACGCCGTGGCGCGGACGTGTTCGCCCAGCTACCCGGGCCGTGGCAGGGCGAGGACATCACCGCGATCGTGGCCGGTGTGCTCGCGCACGTGAACCTCGACGACTACCCGCTGCGACCGCTGCCCGGAGCGATCGAGCTGATCCGCCGCATACACGCCGACGGGGTTCCGGTGGCGCTGGTGACCTCCGCCCAGCGGGACTGGGCCGAGTACGCCGTCGGTGACGTGCTCGGTCTCCGCGACCACTTCACAGCCTTGATCACCTGGGAATCGACCGTCGTCGGCAAGCCGCACCCGGAGCCGTACCTCGCCGGCGCGGCGGCTCTGGGCGTGCCGCCGGCACAGGCGGTGGCGTTGGAGGACACCGTGCCGGGCATCCATGCGGCGCTGGCCGCCGGGGTGGGCAGGGTGATCGGCGTGAGCTCCGGATCGTCGCCGCAGGCGCTGCTGGACGGTGGCGCTCACGAGGTGGTGGCCACACCGGCCGACCTTCTGCGCTGA
- a CDS encoding SIS domain-containing protein has protein sequence MAREIAEQPEALARTIEALRPLRPQLRALADDRRVVLFVARGSSDNAAIYGRYLLEVHAGMPGGLAAPSVATHYHADLDLSEAVVVSVSQSGETAEIVETQAWAAAHGARTVAVTNDGDSSLAAAADLALVTRAGTELAVPATKSYVTQLAAMAVLADAFAPKSGSLDADLDRVPAEVSRLISARIGVDEAAERLASTPETLVSGRGITFGTALEAALKLEETCLRPVRGLSYADLRHGPIAVVDAEHVALLVSAADGPMVSGMTDLAHDLRHRGAAATIGIGGDSGFAAAVDVCVPGPDLPELVAPLALVVPAQLTVEALARRLGLNPDAPRGLSKITQTDPATDA, from the coding sequence ATGGCCCGCGAGATCGCCGAGCAGCCGGAGGCGCTCGCCCGCACCATCGAGGCGCTGCGGCCGCTGCGGCCGCAGCTGCGCGCGCTGGCCGACGACCGCCGGGTGGTCCTGTTCGTCGCGCGCGGCTCGTCCGACAACGCCGCCATCTACGGCAGGTACCTGCTCGAGGTGCACGCCGGGATGCCCGGCGGGCTGGCGGCACCCAGCGTGGCCACGCACTACCACGCCGACCTCGACCTGTCCGAAGCCGTGGTGGTGTCGGTGTCGCAGTCCGGCGAGACCGCCGAGATCGTCGAGACCCAGGCCTGGGCCGCGGCACACGGCGCCCGCACCGTCGCCGTCACCAACGACGGCGACAGCTCGCTCGCCGCTGCAGCCGACCTCGCCCTCGTCACGCGCGCCGGCACCGAGCTCGCTGTCCCGGCCACCAAGTCCTACGTGACCCAGCTCGCCGCGATGGCGGTCCTGGCCGACGCGTTCGCGCCGAAATCCGGTTCGCTGGACGCCGACCTGGACCGGGTGCCCGCCGAGGTGTCGCGGCTGATCTCGGCGCGGATCGGGGTCGACGAAGCCGCCGAACGGCTGGCGTCGACACCCGAGACGCTGGTCAGCGGCCGCGGCATCACGTTCGGCACCGCGCTCGAGGCGGCCCTGAAGCTCGAGGAGACCTGCCTGCGCCCGGTGCGCGGCCTCTCCTATGCCGACCTGCGGCACGGGCCCATCGCCGTCGTCGACGCCGAGCACGTCGCCCTGCTGGTGTCCGCCGCGGACGGACCGATGGTGTCGGGCATGACGGACCTCGCTCACGATCTGCGCCACCGTGGGGCCGCCGCCACGATCGGCATCGGCGGTGACTCCGGGTTCGCCGCCGCGGTCGACGTGTGCGTGCCCGGACCCGACCTGCCTGAACTGGTGGCGCCGCTGGCGCTGGTGGTGCCGGCACAGTTGACGGTGGAGGCACTGGCACGCAGGCTCGGCCTGAACCCGGACGCCCCGCGTGGCCTCTCGAAGATCACCCAGACCGACCCCGCCACCGACGCGTAG
- the ptsP gene encoding phosphoenolpyruvate--protein phosphotransferase: protein MAVISGVGVSPGRAVGPVVRMPEPVGEPAPDARLSDGADVAAEGARIADAAEQVRADLERRAATAHGEGSAVLEATALMAADPTLVTAAQRKLDDGIAPARAVWEAAAEVAAMLESLGGYMAERARDVGDVRDRIVAVLDGRPAPGVPERAEPFVLTARDLAPADTATLDPSTCLALVTAEGGPTSHTAILARALGLPAVVAAPGISDVAESTVVLVDGSGGTVETDPSPGDIDAVRAAAARERHFDGTGRTADGTRVQLLANVGDPKGAAAAVGIGAEGVGLFRTEFCFLDRAEEPSVDEQAEQYLAVLEPFKGRKVVVRTLDAGADKPLPFLTDADEANPALGVRGFRTAARHPDVLDHQLEAIARAAERSGAEVWVMAPMISTASEAASFVARAEAHGLSSAGVMVEVPAAALTADAVMEHVAFASIGTNDLTQYTMAADRLLSGVAELNDPWQPAALRLVRLTAQAGARQDRPVGVCGEAAADPALAVVLAGLGVTSLSMTPRAIPDVAEVLLSVSIDECARLAQLAVDAPDARAAREAVRAQLPTP, encoded by the coding sequence GTGGCGGTCATCAGCGGAGTTGGGGTCAGTCCCGGACGAGCGGTCGGACCGGTGGTGCGCATGCCGGAGCCCGTGGGCGAGCCGGCCCCCGACGCGCGGCTGTCCGACGGGGCCGACGTCGCCGCGGAGGGTGCCCGGATCGCCGACGCGGCCGAGCAGGTCCGGGCCGACCTGGAGCGGCGGGCGGCGACGGCGCACGGTGAGGGCTCGGCGGTCCTCGAAGCCACCGCGCTGATGGCGGCCGACCCGACCCTGGTCACGGCCGCGCAGCGCAAGCTCGACGACGGTATCGCTCCGGCTCGCGCCGTGTGGGAGGCGGCGGCCGAGGTCGCCGCGATGCTCGAGTCGCTGGGCGGCTACATGGCCGAGCGGGCCCGCGACGTCGGCGACGTGCGCGACCGCATCGTCGCGGTCCTGGACGGGCGGCCGGCTCCGGGGGTTCCGGAGCGGGCAGAGCCGTTCGTCCTGACCGCCCGTGACCTCGCGCCGGCCGACACCGCCACGCTGGACCCGTCCACCTGCCTCGCGCTGGTCACCGCGGAGGGCGGGCCGACGTCACACACCGCCATCCTGGCCCGTGCGCTAGGGCTGCCGGCAGTGGTGGCGGCACCGGGGATATCCGACGTCGCCGAATCGACGGTGGTGCTGGTCGACGGCTCCGGGGGCACGGTCGAGACGGACCCGTCGCCGGGCGACATCGACGCCGTCCGGGCCGCGGCCGCCCGCGAGAGGCACTTCGACGGCACCGGCCGCACAGCCGACGGCACCCGTGTCCAGTTGCTCGCCAACGTCGGCGACCCGAAGGGCGCCGCCGCGGCGGTCGGGATCGGCGCCGAGGGTGTCGGGCTGTTCCGCACCGAGTTCTGCTTCCTCGACCGCGCCGAGGAGCCGTCCGTCGACGAACAGGCCGAGCAGTACCTGGCCGTGCTCGAACCGTTCAAAGGCCGCAAGGTGGTGGTCCGCACGCTCGACGCCGGCGCCGACAAGCCGCTTCCGTTCCTGACCGACGCCGACGAAGCCAACCCGGCACTCGGCGTGCGCGGCTTCCGGACGGCGGCCCGGCACCCGGACGTGCTGGACCATCAGCTCGAGGCGATCGCCCGGGCGGCCGAGCGGTCCGGCGCCGAGGTGTGGGTGATGGCGCCGATGATCTCCACCGCATCGGAGGCAGCCTCGTTTGTGGCCCGCGCGGAGGCGCACGGGCTGTCCAGCGCCGGCGTCATGGTCGAGGTCCCGGCCGCGGCGCTGACCGCCGACGCCGTGATGGAACACGTGGCGTTCGCCAGCATCGGCACCAACGACCTCACCCAGTACACGATGGCCGCCGACCGTCTGCTGAGCGGCGTCGCGGAACTCAACGACCCGTGGCAGCCGGCGGCGCTGCGGCTGGTGCGGCTGACGGCGCAGGCAGGCGCCCGGCAGGACCGGCCGGTCGGCGTGTGCGGCGAGGCCGCGGCCGACCCGGCGCTGGCGGTCGTGCTGGCAGGGCTCGGCGTCACCAGCCTCTCGATGACGCCGCGGGCGATCCCGGACGTGGCGGAGGTGCTGCTGTCGGTGTCCATCGACGAGTGCGCCCGGCTGGCTCAGCTGGCCGTGGACGCGCCGGACGCGCGCGCCGCACGCGAGGCCGTCCGCGCCCAACTGCCGACCCCGTGA
- a CDS encoding ABC transporter permease subunit, whose protein sequence is MNTTVAQLTARALLGGRRALLLLVMSAVLLALAVLLRLSVGVDHQVTADFLGSVALGALIPLFGLIVGTGVIGPEIDDGSVVYVLSKPIPRPTIILSKLVVAVAATVLFAAVPTFGAGLIMSGTEAGLALGFGAAALVSSVAYSAVFVLLAVVTRHAVVYGLAYALIWEGLVGGYVPGARTLSIQQWSLSIAETIVARDLVSSDVRLAVAGVLLAVVIVGATWYAGQRLRSLSLAGEE, encoded by the coding sequence ATGAACACGACGGTCGCCCAGCTGACCGCCCGGGCGCTGCTCGGCGGCCGGCGGGCCCTGCTGCTCCTGGTGATGTCGGCGGTGCTGCTGGCGCTGGCCGTGCTGCTTCGCCTGTCCGTCGGTGTCGACCACCAGGTGACCGCTGACTTCCTGGGTTCGGTGGCGCTCGGCGCGCTGATCCCGCTGTTCGGCTTGATCGTCGGCACCGGCGTCATCGGCCCGGAGATCGACGACGGCTCCGTCGTCTACGTGCTGTCCAAGCCGATCCCGCGGCCGACCATCATCCTCAGCAAACTGGTCGTCGCGGTGGCGGCGACGGTGCTGTTCGCGGCCGTCCCCACGTTCGGTGCCGGCCTCATCATGTCCGGCACCGAGGCCGGGCTCGCCCTCGGGTTCGGTGCGGCCGCCCTGGTGTCGTCCGTGGCCTACAGCGCGGTCTTCGTCCTCCTCGCCGTCGTCACACGACACGCGGTCGTGTACGGGCTGGCGTACGCGCTCATCTGGGAGGGCCTCGTCGGCGGGTACGTGCCGGGCGCCCGCACGCTCAGTATCCAGCAGTGGTCCCTGTCGATCGCCGAGACCATCGTGGCGCGCGACCTGGTGTCGTCCGACGTCCGGCTGGCGGTTGCGGGCGTGCTGCTGGCCGTCGTGATCGTCGGCGCCACCTGGTACGCCGGCCAGCGCCTGCGCAGCCTGTCCCTCGCCGGCGAGGAGTGA
- a CDS encoding ABC transporter permease, whose translation MSNHQPAGVIHDIGYRGYDGPRLGRGAVTRALYVHSLRGAFGLGRSGRAKVLPMLLLGVMCLPAFIIAVIANATSVLTELPLPYSRYTMVAQGILTIFLASQAPQAVSRDLRFKTVPLYFSRPLERSDYVLAKFAGLSTATFLLIVAPLLIMYIGALLAEFPAGRETADVALALVGALAFAVVFAGIGLVIASLTARRGFGVAAIITVFALSYAAVSSLQGIIRYVEDDATLAGWLGLFSPSTLVDGFQTWVLDASSSAVAPPPGAVGGVVYVLVTFGVIGACWALLNLRYRKVSS comes from the coding sequence GTGAGCAACCACCAGCCGGCCGGAGTCATCCACGACATCGGCTACCGCGGCTACGACGGGCCACGGCTCGGCCGCGGCGCCGTCACCCGGGCGTTGTACGTGCACAGTCTGCGCGGCGCGTTCGGCCTGGGCCGGTCGGGGCGGGCCAAAGTGCTGCCGATGCTGCTGCTCGGCGTCATGTGCCTGCCCGCGTTCATCATCGCGGTCATCGCCAACGCCACGTCCGTGCTGACGGAGTTGCCGTTGCCGTACTCGCGCTACACCATGGTCGCCCAGGGCATCCTGACCATCTTCCTGGCCTCGCAGGCGCCCCAGGCGGTCTCTCGCGACCTGCGGTTCAAAACCGTTCCGCTGTACTTCTCCCGGCCGCTGGAGCGCTCGGACTACGTCCTGGCCAAGTTCGCCGGGCTGTCGACGGCGACGTTCCTGCTGATCGTCGCACCGCTGCTGATCATGTACATCGGCGCGCTGCTGGCGGAGTTCCCGGCCGGACGCGAGACGGCCGACGTCGCACTGGCGCTGGTCGGCGCGCTCGCCTTCGCGGTGGTGTTCGCCGGCATCGGGTTGGTGATCGCGTCGCTGACCGCCCGCCGCGGCTTCGGCGTCGCCGCCATCATCACCGTCTTCGCGCTCAGCTACGCAGCCGTCAGCTCACTGCAGGGCATCATCCGCTACGTCGAGGACGACGCCACCCTGGCCGGCTGGCTCGGGTTGTTCTCGCCGAGCACGCTGGTCGACGGCTTCCAGACGTGGGTGCTGGACGCGTCCTCGTCGGCGGTCGCCCCGCCGCCGGGTGCGGTGGGCGGCGTCGTGTACGTGCTGGTGACGTTCGGGGTGATCGGCGCCTGCTGGGCGCTGCTGAACCTGCGCTACCGGAAGGTCTCCTCATGA
- a CDS encoding ATP-binding cassette domain-containing protein yields MIQTEELTKRFPTVTALDRLTIDVEPGVVGLVGANGAGKSTLLKILLGLSEATSGRARMLGLDVTTDGPKIRERVGYMPEHDCLPGDVSATEFVVHMARMSGLPANAARERTADTLRHVGLYEERYRPIGGYSTGMKQRVKLAQALVHDPEIVLLDEPTNGLDPVGRDDMLGLIRRIYTDFGITVLVTSHLLGELERISDHVVVIDAGQLLRASSTSDFTRTSQIVAVEVTAEPDAVAASLKAAGLDVVRDGHVMLLPLEDDSVYDTVRDTVARHGAGLIRLEQRRHHIAEVFGERSSE; encoded by the coding sequence GTGATCCAGACCGAGGAACTGACGAAGCGGTTCCCGACGGTCACCGCGCTCGACCGCCTCACCATCGACGTCGAGCCCGGAGTCGTCGGGCTCGTCGGCGCGAACGGTGCGGGCAAGTCCACTCTCCTCAAGATCCTGCTCGGGCTGTCCGAGGCGACCTCCGGCCGGGCCCGCATGCTGGGCCTCGACGTCACGACTGACGGGCCGAAGATCCGCGAACGGGTCGGGTACATGCCCGAGCACGACTGCCTGCCCGGCGACGTCTCGGCCACCGAGTTCGTCGTCCACATGGCCCGGATGTCCGGGTTGCCGGCAAACGCCGCCCGCGAACGCACCGCCGACACCCTGCGCCACGTCGGCCTCTACGAGGAGCGGTACCGGCCCATCGGCGGCTACTCCACCGGCATGAAACAACGGGTCAAACTCGCCCAGGCGCTCGTCCACGACCCCGAGATCGTGCTGCTCGACGAGCCGACGAACGGGCTGGACCCCGTCGGCCGCGACGACATGCTGGGGCTGATCCGCCGCATCTACACCGACTTCGGCATCACGGTCCTGGTCACCTCGCACCTGCTCGGCGAACTCGAGCGCATCTCCGATCACGTCGTCGTCATCGACGCCGGCCAGCTGCTGCGCGCCTCGTCGACCTCCGACTTCACCCGCACCAGTCAGATCGTCGCCGTTGAGGTGACGGCCGAGCCGGACGCCGTCGCCGCCTCGCTCAAGGCCGCCGGGCTCGACGTCGTCCGCGACGGGCACGTCATGCTGCTGCCGCTCGAGGACGACTCCGTCTACGACACCGTCCGTGACACCGTCGCGCGGCACGGCGCCGGGCTGATCCGGCTCGAGCAGCGCCGGCACCACATCGCCGAGGTCTTCGGGGAGAGGAGCTCGGAGTGA
- a CDS encoding DUF4262 domain-containing protein, with protein MFACEPPHEAPAVTPIQLQQRRDQEDAWLRETVREHGWAVESIYAEGCWGPPGCPCGLPAGGEPPYAYTVGLFGFGHPEVVVFGLDEQTGSVVLNALGERVRRGRPLLPGRPLAVEGWHHRVRFFPFHDGGAVPTLASAQRFYRRSADDPVPALQCVWDDHQGLFPWEAGYDFPSGLQPPPRVFLG; from the coding sequence ATGTTCGCCTGCGAGCCGCCCCACGAGGCACCCGCCGTCACCCCGATCCAGCTGCAGCAACGGCGCGACCAAGAGGACGCGTGGCTGCGAGAAACCGTGCGGGAGCACGGCTGGGCCGTGGAATCGATCTATGCAGAGGGGTGCTGGGGGCCGCCGGGGTGCCCGTGCGGGCTGCCGGCCGGTGGCGAACCGCCGTATGCCTACACTGTCGGGCTCTTCGGCTTCGGGCATCCGGAGGTGGTGGTCTTCGGCCTCGACGAACAGACCGGCAGCGTCGTGCTCAACGCACTCGGCGAGCGGGTCCGGCGCGGGCGGCCGTTGTTGCCGGGCCGGCCGCTCGCGGTCGAGGGCTGGCACCATCGGGTGCGGTTCTTCCCGTTCCACGACGGCGGGGCCGTCCCGACCCTGGCCTCCGCCCAACGTTTCTACCGCCGGTCGGCTGACGACCCGGTGCCCGCGCTGCAGTGCGTCTGGGACGACCATCAGGGCCTGTTTCCGTGGGAGGCCGGTTACGACTTCCCGTCCGGGCTCCAGCCTCCACCACGAGTGTTCCTGGGCTGA
- a CDS encoding GntR family transcriptional regulator, with protein MNVVDGPVPKHRQLREILLAMIEGELVPDAPVPSERELVTRFKVSRATVREAVGRLVAEGRLYRVRGKGTFVAAASIESQMHLSSFTEDMRRRGHKPSTVVLGADETAAPPPARAALGLDVTDRAYRIERLRSADGAPMAHEVSWLPAAPLPGLLERDLTSSVYSILAHDYGRVLDSAAQTVWAEGADPLRARLLRVPPAAPLLVFRKTSYAAGRPLEHVTSWYRADRYQVHMTLERTPHAGPGRGPAHT; from the coding sequence GTGAACGTGGTCGACGGACCGGTGCCCAAGCACCGGCAGTTGCGGGAGATCCTCCTCGCCATGATCGAGGGCGAGCTGGTGCCGGACGCCCCGGTTCCCTCCGAGCGGGAACTGGTGACGCGATTCAAGGTCAGCCGGGCCACCGTGCGCGAGGCCGTCGGGCGGCTGGTCGCCGAGGGCCGCCTCTACCGGGTCCGCGGGAAGGGCACGTTCGTCGCGGCGGCCAGCATCGAGTCGCAGATGCACCTGTCGTCGTTCACCGAGGACATGCGCCGGCGCGGGCACAAACCGTCCACCGTCGTCCTGGGTGCCGACGAGACCGCCGCGCCGCCGCCGGCGCGGGCCGCCTTGGGCCTGGACGTCACCGACCGCGCCTACCGGATCGAGCGGCTGCGATCGGCCGACGGCGCGCCCATGGCCCATGAGGTGTCGTGGCTGCCGGCCGCGCCCCTTCCGGGCCTGCTCGAACGCGACCTGACCAGCTCTGTCTACTCCATCCTCGCGCACGACTACGGCCGCGTCCTCGACTCGGCGGCGCAGACCGTCTGGGCGGAGGGCGCCGACCCGCTGCGCGCCCGGCTGCTGCGTGTCCCGCCCGCGGCGCCGCTGCTCGTCTTCCGTAAGACCTCCTACGCCGCCGGCCGGCCGTTGGAGCACGTCACCTCCTGGTACCGGGCCGACCGCTACCAGGTCCACATGACGCTGGAACGCACCCCCCATGCCGGCCCGGGCCGCGGACCGGCGCACACGTAG
- a CDS encoding PTS sugar transporter subunit IIA, translating into MTQLDVLAPVAGRVVSLTEVPDPVFAQALVGPGLAVDPDRSGPARAVAPVAGRLVKLHPHAFVIQTADGAGVLTHLGIDTVQLAGEGFELHAAEGDEVTAGAPVVTWDPGAVETGGRSPMVPVIALDAAPGSVNQAAGPAGQASGPAGQVGTGDVLFTWSR; encoded by the coding sequence ATGACCCAGCTGGACGTGCTGGCACCGGTGGCCGGCCGCGTGGTCAGCCTGACCGAGGTGCCGGACCCCGTGTTCGCGCAGGCACTGGTCGGACCCGGGCTGGCCGTCGACCCGGACCGGTCCGGGCCCGCGCGAGCCGTCGCCCCGGTGGCCGGCCGGCTGGTCAAGCTGCATCCGCACGCGTTCGTGATCCAGACCGCCGACGGCGCCGGCGTGCTCACCCACCTGGGCATCGACACCGTCCAACTGGCGGGTGAGGGCTTCGAGCTCCACGCGGCCGAAGGCGACGAGGTGACCGCCGGCGCGCCGGTGGTCACCTGGGACCCGGGGGCCGTCGAGACCGGCGGCCGTTCGCCCATGGTGCCGGTGATCGCGCTGGACGCCGCGCCCGGCTCCGTCAACCAGGCAGCCGGTCCCGCCGGCCAGGCGTCCGGTCCCGCCGGGCAGGTCGGCACCGGCGACGTGCTGTTCACGTGGTCGCGGTGA
- a CDS encoding PTS transporter subunit EIIC gives MSAATATATGKRGFPGLAVLQRIGRSLMLPIAVLPAAALLLRLGSNDMLGGEPGTVPEGLPAGLAQYDGLHWLQPVSEVVGAAGAGIFNHLPLIFALGVAIGFARKSDGSTALAAVVGYLVYESVSEVMSPYVLGEAAEGEEQELINFGVLGGIIMGITAALLWQRYYRIKLPPYLAFFGGRRFVPIITAVVAVFIAVAMSFLYKPFDAGLTNLGEWVTENDVLGGGLYGFFNRLLIPLGLHHILNSFPWFQLGEYTPPGGEAVQGDILRFLNGDPSAGAFMTGFFPIMMFALPAAALAIWQTAKPAQKKIVGGIMLSAALTSFLTGVTEPLEFSFLFVAFPLYLIHAVLTGTALALTNALGLRDGFGFSAGFIDWALNFRIAEGPLWLVVIGLGYAVVYYFLFRWVITKWNLRTPGRDEDDEAVQASLGEEAAEIVHEERTPAAVVSAPSDADAAPTRAPEAQPDDDTSRRRPE, from the coding sequence ATGAGTGCCGCCACCGCGACCGCGACGGGTAAGCGTGGCTTCCCCGGCCTGGCGGTCCTGCAGCGCATCGGCCGCAGCCTCATGCTGCCGATCGCCGTGCTTCCGGCCGCGGCCCTGCTGCTGCGGTTGGGCTCGAACGACATGCTCGGCGGCGAGCCGGGCACCGTCCCGGAAGGGCTGCCCGCAGGCCTGGCCCAGTACGACGGGCTGCATTGGCTGCAGCCGGTGTCCGAAGTCGTGGGCGCTGCCGGCGCGGGCATCTTCAACCACCTGCCGCTGATCTTCGCCCTCGGCGTCGCCATCGGCTTCGCACGCAAGTCCGACGGCTCGACGGCGCTGGCCGCCGTGGTCGGCTATCTGGTCTACGAGAGTGTCTCGGAGGTGATGTCGCCGTACGTCCTCGGAGAGGCCGCGGAGGGCGAGGAGCAGGAGCTGATCAACTTCGGCGTCCTGGGCGGCATCATCATGGGCATCACGGCCGCCCTCCTGTGGCAGCGCTATTACCGGATCAAGCTCCCGCCGTACCTGGCGTTCTTCGGCGGTCGCCGGTTCGTGCCGATCATCACCGCCGTCGTGGCCGTGTTCATCGCCGTCGCCATGAGCTTCCTCTACAAGCCGTTCGACGCCGGGCTGACGAATCTGGGCGAGTGGGTCACCGAGAACGACGTGCTCGGTGGCGGACTCTACGGGTTCTTCAACCGGCTGCTCATCCCGCTCGGCCTGCACCACATCCTCAACTCGTTCCCGTGGTTCCAGCTCGGTGAGTACACACCGCCCGGTGGCGAGGCCGTCCAGGGCGACATCCTGCGCTTCCTCAACGGTGACCCGTCCGCCGGAGCGTTCATGACCGGCTTCTTCCCGATCATGATGTTCGCGCTTCCGGCCGCGGCCCTGGCGATCTGGCAGACCGCGAAGCCGGCGCAGAAGAAGATCGTCGGCGGCATCATGCTGTCGGCGGCGCTGACCTCGTTCCTCACGGGTGTGACCGAGCCGCTGGAGTTCTCCTTCCTGTTCGTGGCGTTCCCGCTGTACCTGATCCACGCCGTGCTCACGGGGACCGCGCTGGCGCTGACCAACGCGCTCGGCCTGCGCGACGGGTTCGGCTTCTCGGCCGGTTTCATCGACTGGGCGTTGAACTTCCGCATCGCCGAGGGTCCGTTGTGGCTGGTGGTCATCGGGCTGGGATACGCGGTCGTCTACTACTTCCTGTTCCGCTGGGTGATCACGAAGTGGAACCTGCGCACTCCCGGACGTGACGAGGACGACGAAGCGGTCCAGGCGTCCCTCGGTGAGGAGGCCGCGGAGATCGTCCACGAGGAGCGGACCCCGGCGGCCGTGGTGTCCGCGCCATCCGACGCCGACGCCGCGCCCACGCGCGCACCGGAGGCTCAGCCGGACGACGACACCTCCCGGCGGCGGCCCGAATAG
- a CDS encoding GntR family transcriptional regulator, translating to MLSLRRSTLKYLQVRDYLRSLVGSELRTGDPVPSERMLCERFGVSRMTVRQAVDALVVEGILERVQGRGTFVAPPKVDLQIRLASFTEEMTRRGMTAGVSVLSSGVVPAEPDIADALEVKPGSDVIHLHRLRLADDEPMAVEHTWLPATRLPGFLDGGSPSSVYVELETRGLTPDWGEDTIDAGEADHEEAQLLTIKPGKPVLRISRRAFTGDQAIEYSRSAYRSDRYTLWVPVARPNPPVVPRRRQGGIVTEEPPGSN from the coding sequence GTGCTGTCCTTGCGCCGTTCGACGCTGAAGTACCTCCAGGTGCGCGACTACCTGCGGAGTCTCGTCGGTAGTGAGCTACGCACCGGCGACCCGGTGCCCTCGGAGCGGATGCTGTGCGAGCGCTTCGGGGTTTCCCGGATGACCGTGCGGCAGGCAGTCGACGCACTGGTCGTCGAGGGCATCCTCGAGCGCGTCCAGGGCCGCGGCACGTTCGTCGCCCCGCCGAAGGTCGACCTGCAGATCCGGCTGGCGTCGTTCACCGAGGAGATGACCCGCCGCGGCATGACGGCCGGGGTGAGCGTCCTCTCGTCCGGTGTCGTGCCGGCCGAGCCGGACATCGCCGACGCACTCGAGGTCAAGCCCGGCAGCGACGTCATCCACCTGCACCGGCTGCGGCTCGCCGACGACGAACCCATGGCCGTCGAACACACCTGGCTGCCCGCCACCCGGCTGCCCGGCTTCCTCGACGGCGGCTCACCGTCCAGCGTCTACGTCGAGCTCGAAACCCGCGGTCTGACACCCGACTGGGGCGAGGACACCATCGACGCCGGCGAAGCCGACCACGAGGAAGCCCAGCTGCTCACCATCAAGCCCGGCAAACCGGTGCTACGCATCTCCCGGCGGGCCTTCACCGGCGACCAAGCCATCGAGTACAGCCGGTCGGCCTACCGCTCGGACCGATACACCCTGTGGGTGCCGGTGGCCCGCCCCAACCCCCCGGTGGTGCCGCGACGCCGGCAGGGCGGCATCGTTACGGAGGAGCCGCCCGGCTCGAACTGA